GGCGCAGCCGCCATGGGGACTCCACGCCTACCCGTCCGCCCACCGACAGCGGGAAGTCCGTGTTGGCCTCCACCGTGATGTCCCAGCCGTGGCCCCGCTTCTCCTCGGCTCCCGCTTCCGCTCCCGCCAACAGCCCCGCGACTAGCAGCAGCGCGCCGACTCCACCCCGTGCCTTCATCGTCCTCCCCCGTGCGCGCGGTGCCCCGCTCGGGGGCAGGGTGGTCACGCGGGGCACGGGACGCCATGGGCCCCGAGGCGCCGAGAGGGGGCTCGGCGGGCTGGCTACCGCTCGCGCGCGGCGCGCACCTGCCGGAGCGATTGCCCGTACCTGCCGAGCAGCAGCGGCGTGGTCAGGGACTGCTCGGGGTGCATCCGCAGCAGCAGGTGGATGACACCCCCGAGTCCCGGCATCAACCCCGGAGAGAAGGCCTCCCGGGCCTGTCCTCCCACCGGCCCCCGCTCCTCCAGACCGGACAGCAGCTGCGTGTCCATCCACTCCCGGTCGGGTCCGCTGTCGTCCGGGTCGAGGCTCCGCGCGGTTTCCAGCAACTCCCACAACCCCAGGTCCCCGTGGCAGAGCGTGTGGCTCCAGCCGAAGCCCTCGCGCAGCCCCGCGGCGCGCGCCCGCCGGGCCACGTCCAGGTACCGCGCCTCGCCGGTGCGCGCATGGAGGTCGAACGCCGCCAGCCCGATGCCCATGCTGCCGTGGCACCACGCGTTGACGTACTCGACGGCGCTGCCACGCCGCACGTCCACCCAGACGCCCCTGTCGGCACGGTACAGCGACTCCTCGAAGGCGAAGGCCTGGTCGGCCAGCTCGCGCCACCGCTGGCGCTCCGCCTCCGTCCCGGCCGCGCTGAGCCCCAGCCGCGCCAGGGCCCAGCCGATCCCCGTCGCGCCGTGGGCGAAGCCTCCAATCGCCTCGGGGAACATCGAGGTGGCCCACCGGGCTCCCACCCCGTCGCGCATCGCGCCACCCTCCAACTTCCGGCCCGCCCTCGCGGCCAGCTCCAGCCACCGCGTCTCCCCGGTCTGCTCGGACAGGTTGAGCATCGGCACGATGACACCGGCCGCTCCTCCGAGCACCTCCAGCAGCCGGTCCTCCTCCTCCAGCCGCTTCTCGAGCACCTCGGCGCGGAGACGGGCGCGCTCCAACATCCACGGCTCGCCCATCAGGTCGTGCAGCGAGCTCCAGGTCCACACCTGCGACGCCACGCCCAGGAAGGCGCCGATGTGCGGGGTGGGGGCCTTGTCCTCGGTCGCCCGGAGCACCTCCAGCGTTCCCCTCACCGCCTCCGCCAGGCCCGCCACCTCATCGACCCGGCCCTGTCGCATCTCGTGCAGGTACTCGGCGAGCGCGAACGCCACTCCTCCCTGTCCGCTATACACGTCGGCCGTCAGCGGGCGGATGACCCAGCCCAGATCCGTGAGCACCGGACTGATCCACGTGAGGGTGCCATCCGCGCCCCGGATGGACGCCTCGAGCATCCGCCGCACCATGGCGGCGGCCAGCGTCCTGCGGCGGGCGTCCAACCGCTCCCCGCGTGGCTGCTTGAGGGCCTCCTGCGTGCGGGGCGGCAGCACGCGGTCGTTGAGATAGGCGCTGACGAGCGCCCCCTGGATGGTCATCTCCTCCAGGGCGAGGTCCGCCGAGCGCCAGCCGGCGACGCTCTTCTCGAGGAGCGCGTCATCCACCCGGACGGTGAAGACGGGCACATCGCCCGCGAGCAGATCGTCGATCTCCCGGTCGATGACGGTGGGGTCGGTCGGTGCGCCCGGCAACACCTCTGCGTTGCGCAGCAGCACGTCCTGGGCGCGCAGGCGTGCCTTGGGGGCGTCATGCAGCGACGCGGGATGCCACAGCATCCGGCCGATCTCCATGTACGCCTGGGTCGGCCGGAGGATGCGCCGCACCTCGCAGCCGGAGAAGTGCCGCAGCAGCCCGGTGATGTCCCCCCCGGCGTCCAGCTCCCGGAAGCGCGCGGTGAGCTCCCTGAAGCCGAGGACGATCTGCTCCCAATACTGGTAGAGAACCGGCTTGGGGCTGGGATGGTTCTTCGTGGGAGGCAGCTCCAGCTCGGTCATTCCCAGCCGCGCCGAGTCCGTGCCGCCCCCGATGATGGTGGGCGTGGGAATCTTCGGCTGCTGTCCCGGCAGCGCGCCCGCCGCCGAGATGTCCACGCCGCCCAGTGCGAGCCCCTTGGCGCGCAGCGGCAGCAGGCCCGTGCGCAGCACGGTGGTGCGGATGGTCTCCGCGGCGATGTCCACCGCCTGGCCCAGGCCGGAGGGGCTCGCCGGTGTGTCCTGATCGAACAGGCTCTCCACGTCCACCACCACGGGCACCGGCCCCTGCGCGACGAGGTTCTCCGAGTGCAGGTCGGTGCCACCCACCAGCCGCATCACCGCCAGCCAGTGGCCGAGGTTCTGGTAGAAGCGGATGAACTCGGCCTCGCCCTCGCAGTAGCGGTGCTCGACGAACTCCGCCCAGCCGTAGCCCTCGCGCGCGAGCACCTTGGGCACGCGGATGCGCTCCTGGGGCGGACGGTCCGCCAGCACGCGCTCCAGGAACGCCTCCAGGGCGAGGTCCACCTGGACGTCCCTCGGCTTGTACATCACCGAGCCCCGCTCGAAATCCAGCCGTGCCACGGTGTGGCCGCCACGGTGCGAATCCCCGGCGCCCAGGGAGATGGCGCGCAGCTCGCCCCCGGGCTGGCCCGGCAGTGTGCCCAGCAGCTCCCGGTCCGCGATGAAGCGCTCCACCAGCATGAGCACCGCGTCCATCTGGAGCTGGCAGAAGGTGGCGAGCCGCTCGTGCAGCGTGGGGTAGCGGCGGCGCAGGTGCTCGCTGAAGTCCTCCGTGCAGGCCAGGGCGATGAACTGCTCCCAGCGCTGGGTCTCCTCCGTGGCGTCGAGCTTCCCCGTCAGGGAGGCGGCGTGCAGCTCCAACAGGAACACCCGGTTGAGCCTCACCTGGGCGCCATTGCGCAGGCGCGTCCGGGCGGCCTCGAGCAGCAGGGCGTGCTCGGCTTCACCCAGGCCTTTCAACTGGCCGAATCGCTCGGTGAGCTTCCCCAGGAACGGTTGAATCAGCGCGACGACCGGGCGCACGAGCCATCCCGACTCGGGACTCTCAGCCATTGTGTTCCTCGTGACTTGTCCGAAGGGGCTTCGCGTCGCGCGGAGAGCACCCCACGGCACGCTCGGCGGAGCGCCGGGTGCCGCGGGGCTCTCGACGACGTCACTTCAACCGCGGCTCAACAGCAGTAGCTGCCGGCCGAGCCGCTGCACGAGCTGCACCGGGTGACCAGCGCGTCAGATGCGTCCGTCAGCGCGTTCTCGGTGGCCGCACCGCCCACGTACAGCGGGCCCGCGGGGTTGAGCATCCCGAGCGACGTCTCGGAACCCGACAGCCAACCCGACAGAATCTCCTCGACACGGGCATCAGTCATCTTCATGGGGGACTCTCCAATCCAGAGTGAGAAGCACGTCATGCGTCAGGAATTGCCCTCGTGGGCGCGACCGTTCCCAGCGCGATGTGAATTGAAACACACCGCCGGTTCAATCCGCAAATCGCGTGCTCCCCGACAGGGTGCGTCACGGCCTTCAGGCGGCTTCGGGGCTGTAGGCGGGAATGACGCGGACCGCGACGAGGAGCCGGTGGAGGCCCTCACCCCGGCCCTCTCCCAGAGGGAGAGGGGGTTGTCACGGAGGGGTCTCCACGTAGGATTTGAGACCTCCGCTTCCGAGCAGCGCTCGCCAGCCTTCTCTCAGCCTCGGTACCGTGTGCTCGTCCACCCGGCCGAAAATCGCGTCCTCCACCCGCACCACCGTCCGCTCTCCCTCGTCCTTCAATGTCAGGCGCGCCGTCGTCGTGGCCGGGCCTCCGAATGCCGGTGTCAGGTGCCCCGCCAGCTCCAACACCCCCGGCGGCTCCACCACCAGCACCGTGTACCAGAGCGCTCCCGCCTCGTTGCCCCAGTCCTCGTACACCCGCCCTCCCGGGCGCGCTTCGATGATGAAGCCCTTCGGCTCACGGCCTACGTAGAACTCCCGGGGCCACCACCGGCCCGTCTCCTCCACCAGCGCCCTCCACACCCGCTCCCTCGGCGCTCCCACCGTCACCTCCACCTCCGTCCTCGCCACGCCCACTCCGATCCCCGTCTGCGTCATTCCGTGCTCCTCTCGAATCGCTCGCGCGCGCCCCGCGCCTACTGCAGCGGCGGCCTGCACGGCAGCTCGACGGTGAAGGTGGCGCCTCGTCCCGGCTCGCTCTCCACGTGGATGCGGCCTCCCAGCGCCTCCACCACCTCCCGGGAGATGTAGAGCCCCAGTCCCAGGCCGCCGTAGTGTCGATCCGACACGCCCCGCTCGAAGCGGCCGAAGACACGCGCGCGCACGCCCTCGTCCATGCCGATGCCCTCGTCGCGCACCGTCAGCCGCGCCCACCCGTCCCGCTCCACCACGCGCAGGTGCACCGCCCGGCCCGCCCCGAACTTGAGCGCGTTGGACAGCAGGTTCGTCACCACCTGCTCCAGTCTCAGTACGTCCCAGCGGCCCAGGATCCGGCCCGCGGCCTCCACCACCAACGGGCAGTCCACGCGCGCCGCCTGCGTCTCGAAGTCGGTGGCCACGTCACGCACCAGCGCCGCCAGGTCCACGTCCTCCTCGAGGCGCAGCGTGAGCCGTCCGCTGGAGATGCGCGTGGCGTCCAACAGGCTGTCCGTCAGGGAGGTCAGCCGCCGCACCTGCCCGCGCGCCGCCTCCACGTGCCTGTGCAGGGGCTCCGCGTCCGGGCACTTCTCCTCCAACGCCTGTTGCAGCAGTTGCAGCCGCAGCGCCAGCGGCGTGAGGGGCGTCCTCAGCTCGTGGCTGGCCACGGACAGGAACTCCTCGCGCAGGCGCACGGCCTCGCGCAGCTCCGTCACCAGCCGCTCGCGCTCCATCTCCGCCGCCTTGCGGTCCGAGATGTCCGCGGCGAAGCCCTCGATGAAGCGCAGGGCCCCATCCGGATGGTAGATGCCCACCGAGCGGTCCCAGACCCACTTCACGCCGCCTTCCCGCGTCTGGATGCGGTACATCACCGTCAGCTGCCGCCCGGCCGCGAAGGCTTCCTCCGCCGCCTGCTCCACCCGGCCCACGTCCTCCGGGTGCAGCAGGTCCGTCCAACGGCGGGCGCCCGAGACGAACTCGGCGGCGGTATACCCGGTGAGCCCCAGGCACCCCTCGCTCACGAGCGCGAACGTCCGGTCCGGATGGCAGCGGAAGGCCATGCCGGGCAGGTTGTCCATCAGCGTCGACAGGGTGCGCTGGCTCTCGCGCAGCGCTTCCTCGGCCCGCCGTCGCGATGCCTCGAGCATCTCCCGCTCCCGCTCGTGCAGCTCGGCCTGCTGGCGCCGCAGCGACTCGCGCTCGCGGTGCAGGTCCACGAAGACGCGCACCTTGGCGCGCAGCGTCTCCGGCTCCACCGGCTTGCGCAGCCAGTCCACCGCTCCCGTCGAATACCCGTGCGCGACGGAGACCTCCTCGCGCGAGGCGCCCGTGAGGAAGATGAGCGGCACGTGCCTCCGCTCCGGCGCGTGCTTCCTCAGCAGCCGCGCCGTCTCGAGCCCATCCAGGCCCGGCATCTTCACGTCCATGAGCACCAGCGCGAAGTCCGCGTCCTCGAGCAGGTCGAGCGCCTCCTCGCCGGAGCGGGCCTTC
This is a stretch of genomic DNA from Archangium violaceum. It encodes these proteins:
- a CDS encoding type 2 lanthipeptide synthetase LanM family protein, which gives rise to MAESPESGWLVRPVVALIQPFLGKLTERFGQLKGLGEAEHALLLEAARTRLRNGAQVRLNRVFLLELHAASLTGKLDATEETQRWEQFIALACTEDFSEHLRRRYPTLHERLATFCQLQMDAVLMLVERFIADRELLGTLPGQPGGELRAISLGAGDSHRGGHTVARLDFERGSVMYKPRDVQVDLALEAFLERVLADRPPQERIRVPKVLAREGYGWAEFVEHRYCEGEAEFIRFYQNLGHWLAVMRLVGGTDLHSENLVAQGPVPVVVDVESLFDQDTPASPSGLGQAVDIAAETIRTTVLRTGLLPLRAKGLALGGVDISAAGALPGQQPKIPTPTIIGGGTDSARLGMTELELPPTKNHPSPKPVLYQYWEQIVLGFRELTARFRELDAGGDITGLLRHFSGCEVRRILRPTQAYMEIGRMLWHPASLHDAPKARLRAQDVLLRNAEVLPGAPTDPTVIDREIDDLLAGDVPVFTVRVDDALLEKSVAGWRSADLALEEMTIQGALVSAYLNDRVLPPRTQEALKQPRGERLDARRRTLAAAMVRRMLEASIRGADGTLTWISPVLTDLGWVIRPLTADVYSGQGGVAFALAEYLHEMRQGRVDEVAGLAEAVRGTLEVLRATEDKAPTPHIGAFLGVASQVWTWSSLHDLMGEPWMLERARLRAEVLEKRLEEEDRLLEVLGGAAGVIVPMLNLSEQTGETRWLELAARAGRKLEGGAMRDGVGARWATSMFPEAIGGFAHGATGIGWALARLGLSAAGTEAERQRWRELADQAFAFEESLYRADRGVWVDVRRGSAVEYVNAWCHGSMGIGLAAFDLHARTGEARYLDVARRARAAGLREGFGWSHTLCHGDLGLWELLETARSLDPDDSGPDREWMDTQLLSGLEERGPVGGQAREAFSPGLMPGLGGVIHLLLRMHPEQSLTTPLLLGRYGQSLRQVRAARER
- a CDS encoding DUF6229 family protein yields the protein MKMTDARVEEILSGWLSGSETSLGMLNPAGPLYVGGAATENALTDASDALVTRCSSCSGSAGSYCC
- a CDS encoding SRPBCC family protein, coding for MTQTGIGVGVARTEVEVTVGAPRERVWRALVEETGRWWPREFYVGREPKGFIIEARPGGRVYEDWGNEAGALWYTVLVVEPPGVLELAGHLTPAFGGPATTTARLTLKDEGERTVVRVEDAIFGRVDEHTVPRLREGWRALLGSGGLKSYVETPP
- a CDS encoding sensor histidine kinase, producing the protein MQAAHAPRTSVLLVDDQPSDLIALERHLRPFELHIVKARSGEEALDLLEDADFALVLMDVKMPGLDGLETARLLRKHAPERRHVPLIFLTGASREEVSVAHGYSTGAVDWLRKPVEPETLRAKVRVFVDLHRERESLRRQQAELHEREREMLEASRRRAEEALRESQRTLSTLMDNLPGMAFRCHPDRTFALVSEGCLGLTGYTAAEFVSGARRWTDLLHPEDVGRVEQAAEEAFAAGRQLTVMYRIQTREGGVKWVWDRSVGIYHPDGALRFIEGFAADISDRKAAEMERERLVTELREAVRLREEFLSVASHELRTPLTPLALRLQLLQQALEEKCPDAEPLHRHVEAARGQVRRLTSLTDSLLDATRISSGRLTLRLEEDVDLAALVRDVATDFETQAARVDCPLVVEAAGRILGRWDVLRLEQVVTNLLSNALKFGAGRAVHLRVVERDGWARLTVRDEGIGMDEGVRARVFGRFERGVSDRHYGGLGLGLYISREVVEALGGRIHVESEPGRGATFTVELPCRPPLQ